One stretch of Podospora bellae-mahoneyi strain CBS 112042 chromosome 2, whole genome shotgun sequence DNA includes these proteins:
- a CDS encoding hypothetical protein (EggNog:ENOG503PMYB), whose translation MRISTVLSLAGLATAAPVPEAEAPKFGIAPAGQGFFGAGQVRTLWNQGDHSNLGCLTNTGLWTTNESQCGTFVSKELTTDYSVKTFQLFTSAGPCSIYGAKFYCDKNATPFLFGLWPWPNSIPGVDSLRAGQYGLMATFGNNPPLKEEGPQEIHFVTYRETGKYVWLTWAPLRGGPILTPVPIE comes from the exons ATGCGCATCTCCACCGTCCTCTCCCTGGCAGGTCTTGCCACCGCGGCCCCTGTTCCAGAAGCAGAAGCCCCAAAGTTCGGAATTGCACCGGCTGGCCAAGGATTCTTTGGAGCCGGTCAGGTCCGCACTCTCTGGAACCAGGGTGACCACTCCAACCTTGGGTGCCTGACCAACACCGGCCTCTGGACAACGAACGAAAGCCAATGCGGCACGTTTGTCTCCAAGGAGCTCACAACTGACTACAGCGTGAAGACATTCCAACTATTCACTTCGGCTGGACCCTGCTCCATCTACGGTGCGAAATTCTACTGCGACAAGAACGCGACTCCCTTTCTCTTTGGT CTCTGGCCCTGGCCCAACTCCATTCCCGGAGTGGACTCCCTCCGCGCAGGCCAGTACGGCCTCATGGCAACCTttggcaacaacccccctctcaaAGAGGAAGGCCCCCAAGAGATTCACTTTGTCACATACAGGGAGACGGGCAAGTACGTCTGGCTTACCTGGGCACCGCTGCGAGGAGGGCCGATTTTGACTCCGGTTCCCATTGAATAA
- a CDS encoding hypothetical protein (EggNog:ENOG503PC4A; COG:E): protein MNLPSSFSLVKHQKLGCGAVNERSRHLVSTMAEPTNTPMPASTPVPASTPRSSSPLQQYSIPSLTPNATTATIPLWPSTTSSPDTATRKPQRPIVLHIGDPIKYNPDTYAEFNAAFEIIRPPTPERERNELIRALKEKRWGHFSAIFRPFWGTGGEMGRWDAELIDLLPSSVKVFASAGAGFDWADTKLLGERGIIYCNSGLAAAEAVADFAVAMIISTFRHLPWCMNAATFPYLTSSSDARSTFRECHARATAASHNPRGHTLGLIGFGNIGQQIAAKMGNPAFGMKIAYYDVERKPAAVESELRATFYEKLEGLMKVSDCVVLCTPASADGRPIITAETLGYLRPGTRFVNIARGSLVDEEALADALDSGVVGAAALDVHMDEPSVNERLVRMVTGLGFDDRGQHPGRVMLTCHNAGGTVETHVGFEELSMRNILRVVRDGGEAVTPVNLHWLREKKGV from the exons ATGAACTTGCCCAgttctttttctctcgtCAAACACCAAAAATTGGGCTGTGGTGCGGTGAACGAGCGGTCGAGACATCTTGTGTCGACAATGGCAGAGCCTACAAACACTCCCATGCCGGCAAGCACTCCGGTACCGGCATCAACCCCGCGGTCAAGCTCCCCGCTGCAACAGTACTCAATCCCTAGCTTGACACCCAATGCGACGACGGCCACGATCCCTCTCTGGCCGTCAactacctcctcaccagaTACTGCGACTCGAAAACCACAACGACCGATAGTCCTCCACATTGGCGACCCGATCAAGTACAACCCGGACACCTACGCCGAGTTCAACGCTGCCTTTGAGATTATCCGgccccccacccccgagcGCGAAAGAAACGAGCTCATCCGCGCCctgaaagagaaaagatggGGTCACTTCAGCGCCATATTCCGTCCATTCTGGGGCACAGGAGGAGAGATGGGACGGTGGGATGCTGAGCTCATTGACCTGTTGCCTTCGTCGGTCAAAGTTTTTGCGAGCGCGGGCGCCGGGTTCGACTGGGCGGATACCAAACTCCTGGGAGAAAGAG GGATAATCTACTGCAACTCGGGCCTCGCCGCGGCAGAAGCAGTAGCGGACTTTGCCGTCGCCATGATCATCTCGACCTTTCGACACCTTCCGTGGTGCATGAACGCCGCTACGTTTCCCTACCTAACGTCCTCGAGCGATGCCAGGAGTACCTTTCGGGAATGCCACGCGAGAGCCACGGCTGCTAGTCACAACCCACGAGGGCATACGTTGGGGTTGATCGGGTTTGGGAATATAGGGCAGCAGATAGCTGCTAAGATGGGGAATCCGGCCTTTGGGATGAAGATTGCTTACTATGACGTTGAGAGGAAACCTGCTGCTGTCGAGTCTGAGCTCAGAGCTACATTCTACGAGAAGTTGGAAGGCCTGATGAAGGTATCGGACTGTGTGGTGTTATGCACGCCTGCTTCTGCGGACGGGAGACCGATCATCACTGCGGAGACGTTGGGCTACCTACGGCCAGGGACGAGGTTTGTGAATATTGCACGGGGGTCGcttgtggatgaggaggcgttgGCGGATGCGTTGGACAGTGGAGTGGTAGGGGCTGCGGCGTTGGATGTTCACATGGATGAGCCCAGTGTGAACGAGAGactggtgaggatggtgactGGCTTAGGGTTTGATGACAGAGGCCAGCATCCGGGGAGGGTAATGTTGACGTGTCACAACGCTGGCGGGACGGTGGAGACGCATGTTGGATTTGAGGAGTTGAGTATGAGGAATAtcttgagggtggtgagggatggtggagaggcGGTCACGCCGGTTAATTTGCAttggttgagggagaagaagggggtgtaA
- a CDS encoding hypothetical protein (COG:S; EggNog:ENOG503NV8Z): MSKGPKKKRVLVVGAGAAGMSCAHHLAQHPDKFDVTLIEATNYCGGQAFSIPIDKDKHGASWLNQGVQGGSYIFHHTMTMFARQGHVANPVKLQVSFGKGDRFWTNVYPTKLLEKHQNEIRRFVQMLTLTRWFEIFFALLPIKYLMKLFMFSYEFANAVALPMVALFLGTGNYTPEVPTIILERLCTSPTYGMWYPPDKESIASNLPPMVVFPNFSQFYEDWRKDLIKNGVKVRLSTELTETLYRDKNGVVVKLIKRNPAPDNRNPSGAWTPEDYTANADPSAEETNEHYDEVVFCCLADTANRLLSKSRTKRERLILPRAIWSNDLTITHSDTSYMIKHYENFFTPDQAVTTLSGTDHSTRVAIARGDYGEMNSFKPMYYIKPYPSDMSKLEMSFDCTNYQAQFPSSVPFENHVFQTIFLNKERDGHLWTDNEIDQTKIIRKDWWHQLCHSWTHYLLVVPWLWSLQGRRHVRFAGSWTLINAHEVAVMSGIAAAVDLGAEYPRDLERDGWALLCFRLYYLLVYGRWYRRRNKSMTSTGEGSGWAGGLYGSVYKGPGVVDEERQMWRREKEGEGMNGGK, translated from the exons ATGTCCAAAGGcccgaaaaagaagagagtCCTGGTTGTTGGGGCTGGTGCTGCAG GCATGTCCTGTGCCCATCACCTCGCCCAACACCCAGACAAGTTCGACGTTACTTTGATCGAAGCAACCAACTACTGCGGCGGCCAGGCCTTCTCGATCCCCATTGACAAAGACAAGCACGGTGCCTCATGGCTGAACCAAGGCGTTCAAGGTGGCTCTTACATCTTCCATCACACCATGACAATGTTTGCCCGCCAGGGTCATGTTGCCAATCCTGTCAAGCTGCAAGTGTCTTTCGGGAAAGGAGATCGGTTCTGGACCAATGTCTACCCCACCAAGCTGCTCGAGAAACACCAGAACGAGATTCGTCGTTTTGTCCAGATGCTTACTCTGACTCGTTGGTTTGAGATATTCTTTGCCCTGCTCCCCATCAAATATCTCATGAAGCTCTTCATGTTCAGCTACGAGTTCGCCAATGCCGTTGCTCTTCCCATGGTTGCCCTATTCCTCGGAACTGGAAACTACACACCCGAAGTGCCGACCATCATTCTCGAACGGCTGTGCACCAGCCCAACCTACGGCATGTGGTATCCTCCGGACAAGGAAAGTATAGCGAGCAACCTTCCTCCGATGGTCGTCTTTCCCAACTTCAGTCAATTCTACGAAGACTGGAGAAAAGACCTCATCAAGAATGGTGTGAAGGTCCGTCTGTCGACAGAGCTCACCGAGACCCTCTATCGGGACAAGAACGGCGTTGTGGTAAAGCTCATCAAGCGAAATCCAGCTCCTGACAACCGCAACCCATCCGGTGCTTGGACACCGGAGGATTACACTGCCAACGCCGACCCCAGTGCCGAGGAAACCAACGAGCACTACGATGAGGTCGTCTTCTGTTGCCT cgccGACACTGcaaaccgcctcctctccaaatcccgcACCAAACGGGAACGCCTTATCCTTCCCCGCGCTATCTGGTCCAACGATCTAACCATCACCCACTCCGACACGTCCTACATGATCAAGCACTACGAAAACTTTTTCACCCCCGACCAAGCCGTCACCACTCTTTCCGGAACAGACCACTCCACTCGCGTGGCCATCGCCCGCGGTGACTACGGGGAAATGAACAGCTTCAAACCAATGTACTACATCAAGCCCTACCCTTCTGACATGTCCAAGCTGGAAATGTCGTTTGACTGCACCAACTACCAGGCTCAGTTCCCGTCCTCTGTCCCGTTCGAAAACCACGTCTTCCAGACCATTTTCCTCAACAAGGAACGTGATGGGCATCTCTGGACTGATAATGAGATTGACCAGACGAAAATTATCCGCAAGGACTGGTGGCATCAGCTGTGCCATTCGTGGACTCATTACCTGCTTGTTGTGCCGTGGTTGTGGTCGTTGCAGGGGAGAAGGCATGTCAGGTTTGCGGGTAGCTGGACGTTGATCAATGCGCATGAGGTTGCGGTGATGAGCGGGATAGCGGCTGCGGTTGATCTGGGGGCGGAGTACccgagggatttggagagggatggaTGGGCGTTGTTGTGTTTTAGGCTGTATTACTTGTTGGTGTATGGACGGTGGTATAGGAGGAGAAATAAGAGTATGACGTCgactggggaggggagtggttgggctggggggttgtATGGGAGTGTTTATAAggggccgggggtggtggatgaggagaggcagatgtggaggagggagaaggagggggaggggatgaatGGGGGGAAGTGA
- a CDS encoding hypothetical protein (EggNog:ENOG503NZWG; COG:B) yields the protein MSRSLPQIPSLNTGLSASQHQEDLSSLLGDLSQPARVRSCVTCRARKVKCDKMSPCSNCKRYGIACVLAPYRPPRWARRAAPGASSCITSPPSTAPPQTPVMSSLPNKSSQKADATHVMQRLEKLEQLVKDLGGEAAIRNANNLSKSPVEMTQQLSLDDTNQQDHVRSGIFLRIYDELDLLRSQTGALHQEDPNSSDSDPEDAFRNANTAATQVSSPRHTVFLGQSLGSSGASIYHLYPAPAQVPFLLGVFGENVNSLMQTVHMPAVKQLLLPKHDGAPPVLGPAQETLMFAIYFAAVTSMEESDVAGNLGSTKDELTRKFRSGFEHALAKTNFLGSPSLIVVQALLIFLLLVRCNDSPRFVWMMTGIVIRMAQSLGLNRDDAKMKGLSPYEAEIRRRVWWGVCFLDARTSEDQGTEVTISHGTFDTKLPLNVNDSDISPDMTELPAEREGMTDMSNALYCYEVSNMMRRMMNPTADGIRDMDRILDELYSKFDQRYIRHHQAGEPDIKYWIGITVARLVVAKVRLILHFPALLSSPNKQDMPMEVRDRLLLSAIEITEQNHAINTQTEIKGWSWVSHSYTHWHAIIFILLEITQRPWSPTVERAWLALHSEYLVPSKSSLERGPRFWTPLRRLIAQARKHREAELERLRKDPVRARLLEEEDARRTPFASDGPFPDSLSAQLFRERWQGLVAAKPVGMSYSRPGTSGIETSFGGANLGGFGHTNNNQAPSGFNFGYQGIASTPSPLTNPSNTPSVSTAAFANIPSFPMPNMAIDPQPWMGVSPTLAGDITGEFQPGMDIDDNVDWWEWLGKAGVMDPHGDPGGDGI from the exons ATGTCGCGCTCTCTACCGCAAATACCGAGTCTCAATACGGGGTTAAGCGcctctcaacaccaagagGATCTTTCCTCACTCTTGGGCGACCTGTCCCAACCAGCACGTGTGAGAAGTTGCGTGACATGTCGGGCGAG AAAAGTAAAGTGCGACAAAATGTCTCCATGTTCGAATTGCAAGCGTTATGGCATTGCTTGTGTTCTGGCTCCGTACCGCCCACCTCGATGGGCCCGGCGGGCCGCTCCTGGTGCCAGTAGCTGTATCACTAGTCCACCAAGCACAGCACCACCCCAGACACCAGTCATGAGTAGCCTACCAAACAAAAGTTCACAAAAGGCAGATGCAACTCATGTCATGCAACGGTTAGAAAAGCTCGAACAGCTCGTTAAAGACCTGGGTGGTGAAGCCGCTATTCGCAACGCCAACAACCTGTCCAAGTCACCTGTTGAGATGACACAGCAGTTATCATTGGATGATACAAACCAACAGGACCACGTGAGAAGTGGCATATTTTTGAGAATCTATGACGAG CTTGACCTCCTACGGTCTCAAACCGGAGCATTGCACCAAGAAGACCCAAATAGCTCCGACTCAGATCCCGAAGATGCATTTCGAAATGCCAATACTGCTGCTACTCAAGTCTCATCGCCGAGGCACACTGTTTTTCTAGGACAAAGTCTCGGGTCTAGCGGAGCATCCATCTATCACTTGTATCCAGCTCCAGCGCAGGTACCTTTTTTGCTTGGGGTATTTGGTGAGAATGTCAACAGCTTGATGCAAACTGTTCATATGCCTGCCGTCAAACAGCTTCTATTACCGAAGCATGATGGAGCCCCACCAGTACTTGGACCGGCGCAGGAAACCTTGATGTTTGCCATTTACTTTGCGGCTGTCACGTCAATGGAAGAATCAGAT GTAGCAGGGAATCTCGGGTCTACCAAAGATGAGCTCACACGAAAGTTTCGTTCCGGTTTTGAGCATGCTCTTGCAAAAACGAACTTTCTCGGCTCGCCCAGCCTCATTGTGGTCCAGGCGCTTCTCATATTTCTTTTGTTGGTCCGCTGCAACGACAGCCCCAGGTTTGTCTGGATGATGACTGGAATTGTGATCCGGATGGCCCAATCTCTTGGCCTCAACCGGGATGACGCTAAGATGAAAGGCCTTTCACCGTACGAAGCTGAGATTCGTCGCCGAGTTTGGTGGGGTGTTTGTTTCCTTGATGCCAGGACATCGGAAGATCAAGGCACCGAGGTCACAATATCCCATGGTACTTTCGACACAAAGCTTCCCCTGAATGTGAACGACTCAGATATCAGCCCGGATATGACGGAACTTCCCGCGGAACGGGAGGGCATGACAGACATGAGCAATGCTCTGTACTGCTATGAGGTGTCTAACATGATGCGCCGAATGATGAATCCAACAGCCGATGGCATCCGAGATATGGACCGGATTCTGGACGAGCTCTACTCAAAATTCGACCAGCGTTATATccgacatcatcaagctgGGGAGCCTGATATCAAGTACTGGATTGGAATTACCGTTGCACGTCTTGTTGTCGCAAAGGTCCGGCTCATACTTCACTTTCCCGCACTCCTCTCCTCGCCAAACAAGCAAGATATGCCCATGGAGGTCCGCGACAGGCTCCTGCTGTCAGCGATCGAAATCACGGAGCAGAATCATGCTATCAATACCCAGACAGAAATCAAGGGATGGAGCTGGGTATCGCATTCTTATACACATTGGCATGCTATCATCTTCATTCTTCTTGAAATCACGCAAAGGCCTTGGTCGCCGACCGTTGAGCGCGCATGGTTGGCTCTTCACAGCGAATATCTGGTCCCCAGCAAGTCGAGCCTAGAAAGGGGCCCGAGGTTTTGGACACCACTACGCCGGCTAATAGCCCAAGCACGAAAACATCGGGAAGCAGAGCTTGAACGTCTGCGGAAGGATCCGGTCAGAGCAAGGTTActagaagaagaagatgcaCGACGAACGCCCTTCGCAAGTGATGGGCCGTTTCCAGACTCACTGAGTGCCCAATTATTTCGGGAACGATGGCAAGGACTTGTGGCGGCCAAGCCCGTTGGTATGTCCTACAGCAGACCTGGAACATCTGGCATCGAGACCTCGTTCGGCGGAGCGAATTTGGGGGGATTTGGTCACACCAATAACAACCAAGCTCCAAGCGGCTTCAACTTTGGCTACCAGGGGATTGCATCAACACCGAGCCCTCTTACCAACCCATCAAATACTCCCAGTGTTTCCACAGCAGCCTTCGCTAATATACCGTCGTTCCCAATGCCGAACATGGCTATTGATCCTCAACCTTGGATGGGGGTCAGTCCAACCTTGGCAGGAGATATAACTGGCGAATTTCAGCCAGGCATGGATATTGATGACAACGTGGACTGGTGGGAATGGCTTGGAAAAGCCGGTGTCATGGACCCCCATGGAGATCCCGGCGGAGACGGGATATGA
- a CDS encoding hypothetical protein (EggNog:ENOG503P1XE; COG:S), whose protein sequence is MRLINTTTLRLESPWSTPIYAILSHTWGEDEVLFADICDPQQLLPVHKKGFRKFSQSCERARQDGYNYMWIDTCCIDKTSSAELSEAINSMFRWYHRADRCYAYLSDINVPGEPSVEFENSRWFTRGWTLQELIAPRDVRFYDSQWCFLGSRQLLRGTPIADISELTDLADTISKVTGIPAEILRWFSPKPDSPLVRRRSKRAGLDKYEPTHALDKLLRACSVGQIMSWAAYRFTTRKEDEAYSLLGLFGVNMPMLYGEGRSAFHRLQQEILKTSNDQSILAFERQFYSDSSSLLADSPRCYASSEIIQSLNNGPLLSGATPFFELSPSPKAVEAGLLLCPLIRQGKEDTTRYLAILNCIYRSDFTSHPAIILRKIDSKSRTFYRTPKSGLHRITPINDQGLIEWSTAVDGVSNRLRYDLNKVYFETIRLYLEPPQILSSISYGVGQPASSSLSTPGMRIKLEMPDTMRFSSGAYPHMLQVTKNRVYAPSITLDSWPKRFLDNQKPMTNYLALFGTVLLHFEGMGAVALSWGKSCAPELEDRSPEPFIAIMDWAKVVRAAHGKELELFDLENLRLRTTAEFLYATYSWTWVSLLATKPDIRAEHDSPRIKVRCRIRTVEFLGRPLFELELSVLPQGRSSFVGMVRSSFS, encoded by the exons ATGCGTTTAATAAACACCACGACGCTGAGACTGGAATCGCCATGGTCCACGCCCATTTACGCTATTTTGTCACACacttggggggaggatgaggtcctCTTCGCCGATATCTGCGACCCACAACAGCTGCTTCCTGTCCACAAGAAGGGATTTCGCAAGTTCAGCCAGAGCTGTGAGCGTGCTCGCCAAGATGGCTACAACTACATGTGGATTGATACCTGCTGCATCGATAAGACCAGTAGTGCCGAGCTCTCGGAAGCAATCAACTCCATGTTCCGATGGTATCACAGGGCAGACAGATGCTATGCCTACCTCTCCGACATCAATGTTCCAGGAGAACCATCGGTGGAATTTGAGAACAGCCGCTGGTTTACTCGGGGCTGGACGCTTCAAGAGCTGATTGCGCCGCGAGACGTGCGCTTTTATGATAGCCAATGGTGTTTCTTGGGAAGCAGACAGCTCCTTCGCGGCACCCCCATCGCAGACATCTCTGAGCTCACAGATTTGGCCGACACAATCAGCAAGGTAACGGGAATTCCCGCCGAAATTCTTCGTTGGTTCTCACCAAAGCCAGACTCACCACTGGTGAGACGGCGGAGTAAAAGGGCAGGGCTCGACAAATACGAACCAACACACGCCCTAGACAAGCTTTTGAGGGCCTGTAGCGTAGGACAAATCATGTCTTGGGCTGCTTACCGATTCACCACAAGAAAAGAGGACGAAGCATACTCTCTTCTGGGTCTCTTTGGGGTCAACATGCCAATGTTGTACGGAGAAGGGCGCAGTGCCTTCCACCGGCTTCAGCAGGAAATACTAAAGACGTCCAACGATCAGTCTATCCTTGCCTTTGAACGACAGTTTTACTCGGATAGCAGTTCGCTACTAGCAGATTCGCCTCGATGCTATGCCTCGTCGGAAATTATACAGAGTTTGAACAATGGTCCCCTCCTATCAGGCGCAACTCCGTTTTTCGAATTATCGCCTTCTCCAAAGGCCGTCGAGGCCGGGTTGCTTCTTTGCCCACTGATCAGGCAGGGCAAGGAAGACACTACGCGCTACTTGGCGATCTTGAACTGCATCTATCGGTCCGACTTCACCAGCCATCCGGCCATAATCCTCCGCAAGATTGACAGCAAGTCCCGCACATTTTACCGAACACCCAAATCCGGGCTACACCGAATCACTCCCATTAACGACCAAGGTTTGATAGAATGGTCAActgctgttgatggag TGTCAAACCGATTGCGCTATGATCTCAACAAAGTCTACTTCGAGACGATCCGTCTTTACTTGGAGCCTCCTCAAATCCTGTCTAGCATCTCGTATGGTGTTGGACAGCCAGCTTCAAGCTCTCTCTCTACTCCAGGAATGAGGATCAAGCTTGAAATGCCAGACACAATGAGATTTTCTTCTGGTGCCTATCCTCATATGTTACAGGTCACGAAGAATCGGGTTTACGCCCCATCTATCACGCTCGATAGTTGGCCCAAGCGGTTTCTGGACAATCAAAAACCTATGACGAACTACCTAGCGCTCTTCGGCACTGTTCTTCTTCACTTTGAAGGCATGGGTGCAGTTGCCTTGTCATGGGGAAAGTCATGTGCTCCTGAACTTGAGGATCGATCTCCTGAGCCTTTTATTGCAATCATGGACTGGGCCAAAGTTGTCAGAGCTGCACATGGCAAGGAGTTAGAGCTTTTTGATCTGGAAAATTTGCGTTTGCGGACTACCGCCGAGTTTCTTTATGCGACGTATTCGTGGACATGGGTATCTTTGCTGGCCACCAAGCCAGACATCCGAGCCGAACACGACAGCCCTCGAATAAAGGTGCGATGCAGGATACGGACCGTCGAGTTTTTAGGACGACCTCTCTTTGAACTGGAGCTTTCAGTTCTTCCCCAAGGCAGATCGAGTTTCGTTGGCATGGTACGATCTTCATTTTCATGA
- a CDS encoding hypothetical protein (EggNog:ENOG503Q5YZ), with protein MLPPCSWRPEYNTSSAACRQHSGNAPAWPCIEGGHVLRLSAPIIVTLLLSWERFLCLLSLITVTEDGPDRQLAAWITNSIFPSAQRSFDDNKRHPNTIMMAMKALFCIQITFFRLAYAHWLGQKPDGPHNNYGLPEATATSSPDDTKGWSPNPTEPPLPNHGPDISFIELMRRSEHWIKAKRQTTQYLNSKTCGYFLSDEFDPWVCPNSETCTTNTNNVVACLSSGETGPFFSVCFDYSAYKQGLCNDRSAENPETGCCASSTNPACVMYLWPGPQPKSMFFCHPSSTIITMLDVPRNVLDASTSSTSTEPPSTTTSPPPDPTPPPPEPSATNTDAITGGVIGGVAFLSLIAAAIFFLHQRRKKKSPPSPPPPTNQNYTPVPPNNNPTPNQQPYSPPRRPDFLSLPGSSTLPSSTPYLSNISPPTDGDPYFSHQYDPSKQQPPETQQQQQGYFFYGPGSSDAGVGLYPHGTPNAQNSHFESQYTTRPAQGQEPYQLYTPPQQEQPQLSELDSDDAAKGQSGNPAEMMGSCVEQQNRNRAEMPEECDAERQSANPAETPIIPEPRVGSQAHA; from the exons ATGCTTCCCCCTTGTAGCTGGAGACCTGAGTACAACACATCATCCGCAGCTTGCCGCCAGCATTCTGGGAATGCCCCAGCTTGGCCATGCATCGAAGGAGGTCATGTTCTGCGGCTCTCCGCCCCCATTATTGTAACCCTGCTGCTTTCCTGGGAAAGATTCCTTTGCCTCTTGTCTCTAATAACTGTCACCGAAGACGGGCCAGACCGCCAGCTAGCGGCTTGGATCACCAACTCCATTTTCCCTTCGGCGCAACGGTCTTTCGACGACAACAAGCGGCACCCCAACACCATTATGATGGCCATGAAGGCCCTGTTTTGCATCCAAATAACTTTCTTCCGTTTGGCATATGCTCACTGGCTTGGCCAAAAGCCCGATGGTCCCCACAACAACTATGGCCTGCCCGAGGCCacagcaacatcatcaccagacGACACCAAAGGTTGGTCGCCAAACCCAACCGAGCCACCCCTCCCGAACCATGGACCAGACATCAGCTTCATCGagttgatgagaagaagcgAACATTGGATAAAGGCCAAGCGGCAGACAACTCAGTATCTGAACTCGAAGACGTGCGGCTATTTTCTCTCAGACGAAT TTGACCCCTGGGTATGCCCCAACTCAGAAACatgcaccaccaacaccaacaacgtcGTTGCGTGCCTTTCCTCAGGCGAGACAGGGCCATTCTTCAGCGTCTGTTTCGACTACTCAGCCTACAAGCAGGGTCTATGCAACGATAGGAGCGCAGAAAACCCCGAAACTGGGTGTTG CGCATCGTCAACAAACCCTGCATGTGTCATGTACCTCTGGCCAGGcccccaacccaaaagcATGTTCTTCTGCcatccaagctcaacaatcATCACCATGCTGGACGTCCCGCGAAATGTACTCGACgcctccaccagcagcacctcaACCGAGCCACCTTCAACTAcgacctcacctccccctgACCCCACGCCCCCGCCTCCCGAGCCATCAGCAACCAACACCGACGCCATAACCGGCGGTGTCATAGGCGGGGTAGCCTTCCTGTCCCTTATCGCAGCAGCGATCTTCTTCCTTCACCAGCGCCGTAAGAAAAAGtcccctcccagccctcctcctcccaccaaccaaaATTACACCCCCGtcccacccaacaacaaccctaCTCCCAATCAACAACCCTACTCCCCCCCCCGACGACCagacttcctctccctcccaggTAGCTCAactctcccctcctcgaccccctacctctccaacatcagcCCCCCAACCGACGGCGACCCATACTTTTCCCACCAATACGACCCttccaaacaacaaccacccgaaacacagcagcagcagcaaggctACTTTTTCTACGGACCCGGTAGCAGTGATGCTGGTGTGGGGTTGTACCCCCACGGCACCCCCAACGCGCAGAACTCCCATTTTGAATCGCAGTATACCACCCGTCCTGCTCAGGGGCAGGAGCCCTACCAACTCTACACCCCCCCGCAGCAAGAACAGCCCCAGCTCTCCGAGTTAGACAGTGATGACGCAGCAAAAGGCCAGAGCGGTAATCCAGCCGAGATGATGGGCAGTTGCGTGGAGCAGCAGAACAGAAACAGGGCTGAGATGCCGGAGGAGTGTGACGCAGAGAGACAGAGTGCAAATCCAGCTGAGACGCCCATCATACCAGAGCCAAGAGTAGGTAGCCAAGCTCACGCCTGA